From Synoicihabitans lomoniglobus, the proteins below share one genomic window:
- a CDS encoding fatty acid desaturase: protein MSFRISNTVINWSNSAFLIGTALISLTVVPYHIWTVGLDMFQIGMFFVFFIATGLSITLGYHRLFSHKSFKATWPVRFLTLAFGAATFENHVLAWASDHRRHHKHVDHDDDPYDISNGFWHAHIGWILFKKLPEPPWTNVGDLRKDPLVMWQHNYYIAIALVVGFVIPTGLGWLHGGAMGAWSGFLIAGVLRVFAVHHMTFFINSLCHTIGSQPYSSKCSAKDSGIMAIFTFGEGYHNYHHEFQHDYRNGVKWWQWDPTKWTIWTLSKLGMVEDLRRVDEEKAIAAQLTEAQRRVKAHLEGSVNRLSERSQELLHASSVRLDELLERWTELKEHYRHQVDELKHDYAEKTDEKLQEARHALEEMRREVRAAFELLDRLPAAA from the coding sequence GTGTCGTTTAGAATCTCCAATACCGTCATCAACTGGTCCAACAGTGCGTTCCTCATCGGGACGGCGCTGATCAGTCTTACCGTCGTGCCGTATCATATTTGGACCGTGGGTCTCGATATGTTTCAGATCGGGATGTTCTTCGTCTTTTTCATCGCGACGGGCTTGAGCATCACGTTGGGCTACCATCGCCTGTTCTCCCACAAGTCGTTTAAGGCGACTTGGCCGGTGCGCTTTCTCACGCTGGCCTTCGGGGCGGCGACGTTTGAGAACCATGTGCTGGCCTGGGCCTCGGATCATCGCCGCCACCACAAGCACGTCGATCACGACGACGATCCTTACGATATTTCCAATGGTTTCTGGCACGCGCACATTGGCTGGATCTTGTTCAAGAAACTGCCCGAGCCGCCCTGGACCAACGTGGGCGACCTGCGCAAGGACCCGCTCGTGATGTGGCAACACAACTACTACATCGCGATTGCGTTGGTGGTGGGCTTTGTGATTCCGACCGGACTCGGTTGGCTGCACGGTGGTGCAATGGGCGCGTGGAGCGGATTCCTGATCGCCGGCGTGCTGCGCGTTTTCGCGGTCCACCACATGACATTTTTCATCAACTCGCTGTGCCACACGATCGGCTCCCAGCCCTACTCCAGCAAATGCAGTGCGAAGGACAGCGGTATCATGGCCATCTTCACCTTCGGCGAGGGGTATCACAATTATCACCACGAGTTCCAACACGACTACCGCAATGGCGTGAAGTGGTGGCAGTGGGATCCCACCAAGTGGACCATTTGGACGCTCTCCAAACTCGGCATGGTGGAAGACCTGCGCCGGGTGGATGAGGAAAAGGCCATCGCGGCTCAGCTCACCGAGGCCCAACGTCGCGTCAAGGCGCACCTCGAAGGCTCCGTGAACCGACTCAGCGAGCGCAGCCAGGAACTTTTACATGCTTCCAGTGTTCGCCTCGACGAACTGTTGGAGCGTTGGACCGAGCTCAAGGAGCACTATCGTCATCAGGTGGATGAGTTGAAACACGACTACGCCGAGAAGACCGACGAAAAGTTGCAGGAAGCCCGCCACGCGCTCGAAGAGATGCGTCGCGAAGTGCGCGCCGCTTTCGAGTTGCTCGATCGGTTGCCCGCCGCCGCCTGA
- a CDS encoding rhomboid family intramembrane serine protease: protein MIPLWDSHKAKRGGGVTSLLVTMNLLVFAGETGLALFDPTGLEALFNQFALVPSRWIQSWQTWRGWVPVFTAMFLHGSFMHVLGNMLFLRVFGRSLEDHLGSFVFLMLYLITGVGAAGAQVLADSGSAVPMIGASGAISGVLGAYLLLLPTRWIVALVPWIVPIVPIPALLFLAIWFAVQLTNGLGSLGAAPAGGVAWWAHAGGFVAGMVMAAMLRRDGSAKSRRGRRKD, encoded by the coding sequence GTGATACCACTTTGGGACAGTCACAAGGCCAAGCGGGGCGGGGGAGTCACCTCGTTGCTCGTCACCATGAATCTGCTGGTGTTTGCGGGCGAAACGGGACTGGCCTTATTCGATCCGACGGGTCTGGAAGCGTTGTTCAATCAGTTTGCCCTCGTGCCCTCGCGCTGGATCCAGTCTTGGCAGACTTGGCGGGGTTGGGTGCCCGTGTTCACGGCGATGTTTTTGCACGGCAGTTTCATGCACGTGCTCGGCAACATGCTGTTTTTGCGCGTGTTTGGACGTTCGTTGGAGGATCACCTCGGCTCGTTTGTCTTTCTGATGCTTTATTTAATCACAGGAGTCGGAGCCGCTGGCGCGCAAGTGCTGGCCGATTCCGGATCAGCGGTGCCGATGATTGGGGCGAGCGGAGCAATCTCGGGTGTGCTGGGCGCCTATCTGTTGCTGTTGCCGACGCGTTGGATCGTGGCGCTGGTGCCATGGATTGTGCCCATTGTGCCGATCCCGGCGTTGCTGTTTCTTGCCATCTGGTTTGCAGTGCAGTTGACCAATGGGCTGGGCTCGCTCGGGGCGGCACCGGCCGGCGGCGTGGCTTGGTGGGCGCATGCCGGAGGGTTTGTGGCGGGCATGGTGATGGCGGCGATGTTGCGGCGGGACGGATCTGCCAAGTCGCGCCGTGGTCGCCGGAAGGATTGA
- a CDS encoding phospholipase D-like domain-containing protein translates to MTQEEVTEVVTTSLWSHLLTVGGFVLAVFAIARLISEKKQPGNTIAWLLGIVLIPYVGVPLYLLLGGRKIQQLVSRKRRVSLHLMGAPPASAATRLLPAARAIVANGAAEPIGGNRLKLLTSGEDAFASIIAEIRNARHTINITTFILGREETGRAIIDALAERARAGVKVRLLLDGLGSFIASRSFCNTLREAGGEVVRFMPVAPLSTRYSANLRNHRKLAVFDDCAAIVGGRNLARDYMGATPWSKRFADFGALIHGPAVGLINEIFYADWSHASSQSVESLRPTVEPLCPVAAGTGELQVIASGPDVEGDPLYEGIVSLIQEAEHSVWIITPYFIPDEVLQRSLLVKARAGKDVTLMVPARSNHKITDYARRQYLRELHAAGARVLLYEPGMLHAKALVIDDRAALFGSANFDLRSLFVNFEIGIVSYSPDDVAMMRQWVGDLIRVCRAYTPRKRSPYRILSSLAEELSRLLAPLL, encoded by the coding sequence ATGACCCAGGAAGAAGTCACGGAAGTCGTCACCACGAGTCTGTGGTCCCACTTGCTTACGGTGGGCGGTTTCGTGCTGGCGGTCTTCGCGATTGCGCGACTCATCAGCGAAAAAAAACAACCGGGCAATACCATCGCGTGGCTGCTCGGAATCGTGCTGATCCCCTACGTCGGCGTGCCGCTCTATTTGCTGCTCGGTGGCCGCAAGATCCAGCAACTCGTGTCCCGCAAGCGTCGGGTGTCGCTGCACCTGATGGGCGCGCCGCCTGCTTCGGCCGCCACCCGGCTGCTGCCCGCCGCTCGCGCCATCGTGGCCAACGGCGCCGCCGAGCCCATCGGCGGCAACCGCTTGAAACTCCTGACGAGTGGCGAGGATGCCTTTGCGTCCATCATCGCGGAGATTCGCAACGCCCGCCACACCATCAACATCACCACGTTTATTCTCGGTCGTGAGGAAACGGGTCGGGCGATCATCGATGCCCTCGCCGAGCGGGCCCGCGCCGGCGTAAAAGTGCGGCTTTTACTCGACGGACTCGGCAGTTTTATCGCCAGTCGATCCTTCTGTAACACGTTGCGGGAGGCCGGCGGCGAGGTCGTTCGGTTCATGCCCGTCGCCCCACTCTCGACGCGCTACTCGGCCAACTTGCGCAATCACCGCAAACTGGCGGTGTTCGACGACTGCGCCGCGATCGTGGGCGGGCGCAATCTGGCCCGAGATTATATGGGCGCCACGCCGTGGTCCAAACGGTTCGCGGACTTCGGTGCCCTGATCCACGGCCCGGCGGTTGGGCTCATCAATGAAATTTTCTACGCCGACTGGAGTCATGCGTCATCGCAGTCCGTCGAATCGCTGCGCCCGACGGTTGAGCCCCTTTGCCCCGTCGCGGCCGGCACGGGCGAATTACAGGTCATTGCAAGCGGACCCGACGTCGAGGGCGACCCGCTCTACGAAGGCATTGTTTCATTGATTCAGGAAGCGGAACACAGCGTGTGGATCATCACCCCCTATTTTATCCCCGACGAAGTCCTGCAACGCTCGCTCCTGGTGAAGGCTCGCGCCGGCAAGGACGTGACCCTCATGGTGCCGGCACGGTCGAATCACAAAATCACCGACTACGCCCGCCGCCAGTATCTGCGGGAACTGCACGCGGCCGGTGCCCGGGTGCTGCTTTACGAGCCCGGCATGCTGCATGCAAAAGCGCTCGTCATCGACGACCGGGCGGCCTTGTTCGGCTCCGCCAATTTTGACCTGCGCAGTTTGTTCGTGAATTTCGAAATCGGTATCGTCTCCTATTCCCCGGATGACGTCGCCATGATGCGCCAATGGGTGGGCGATTTGATTCGGGTGTGTCGTGCCTACACCCCGCGTAAACGCAGCCCCTACCGAATTCTCAGCTCATTGGCCGAGGAACTGAGCCGTCTGCTCGCGCCGTTGTTGTAA
- the cimA gene encoding citramalate synthase, which yields MNTTEVKIYDTTLRDGTQGEGISFSVTDKLLIAERLDAFGVDYIEGGFPGSNPRDITFFAEAKKLKLKHAKLAAFGATRRAGVKASADAQLATLLDSGMPVMTIVGKTWDLHVTEILRTTLEENLAMIEDSVRYLVSQGREVIYDAEHFFDGYRSDPDYAFKTLAAALRGGASNLTLCDTNGGSLVNDFQDIVTKAVAEFGGDKVGVHTHNDSGLGVALALAGVAGGATLVQGTANGYGERTGNANLITVLPSLFLKMGKTAHCAANLKQLRELSLYFDELANLRPDTKMPYVGASAFAHKGGLHANAAQKVKSSYEHIDPALVGNHTRVLVSDMAGRSSVAMKARELGIEIDEKGPEIKKLIEELKELEFTGYEFEAADASLKLLISGSLGQSKSFFEVENYRVIVEHHGGQLFAEATVKVTVNGESHHTVAEATGPVSALDKALRSALSAAYPRLSEMKLLDYKVRILENGLGANARTRVLIESADADHVWGTVGVSDNIIEASWEALCDAVTYKLTQIEA from the coding sequence ATGAACACCACCGAAGTTAAAATCTACGACACCACTCTCCGCGACGGCACGCAGGGCGAGGGGATTAGTTTCTCCGTGACCGACAAGCTGTTGATCGCCGAGAGACTCGATGCGTTCGGGGTGGACTACATCGAGGGCGGTTTCCCGGGATCGAACCCGCGTGACATCACGTTTTTCGCCGAGGCCAAAAAGCTGAAGCTCAAGCACGCCAAGCTGGCCGCGTTCGGCGCCACCCGCCGGGCGGGCGTGAAAGCCTCCGCGGATGCCCAACTCGCCACGTTGCTCGACAGCGGCATGCCGGTGATGACGATCGTCGGTAAGACGTGGGACCTGCATGTCACCGAAATCCTACGCACGACGCTCGAGGAAAACCTCGCCATGATCGAGGACTCCGTGCGCTACCTCGTGAGTCAGGGGCGCGAGGTGATCTACGATGCGGAGCATTTCTTCGACGGTTACCGCAGTGATCCCGACTACGCCTTCAAAACCTTGGCCGCCGCCCTGCGCGGCGGCGCGAGCAACCTCACCTTGTGCGACACCAATGGTGGTTCTCTCGTCAACGATTTCCAGGACATCGTGACGAAGGCGGTCGCCGAGTTCGGCGGCGACAAGGTCGGCGTGCACACGCACAACGACAGCGGCTTGGGCGTGGCGCTTGCTCTCGCCGGCGTGGCGGGTGGGGCGACCTTGGTGCAAGGCACCGCCAATGGCTACGGTGAGCGCACCGGCAATGCCAATCTCATCACGGTATTACCGAGTCTGTTCCTCAAAATGGGCAAGACGGCGCATTGTGCCGCCAATCTGAAGCAGCTCCGCGAGCTCTCCTTGTATTTTGACGAACTGGCGAACCTGCGACCGGACACCAAAATGCCCTACGTCGGGGCCTCGGCCTTCGCGCACAAAGGCGGCTTGCACGCCAATGCGGCTCAAAAGGTGAAGTCGTCCTACGAGCACATCGATCCCGCGCTCGTCGGCAACCACACCCGCGTGCTCGTCTCCGACATGGCTGGTCGTTCGTCGGTGGCCATGAAGGCGCGGGAACTCGGGATTGAAATCGACGAAAAGGGGCCGGAGATCAAAAAGCTTATCGAGGAGCTCAAGGAACTTGAGTTCACCGGCTACGAGTTCGAAGCGGCCGACGCTTCGCTGAAGCTCTTGATCAGCGGCTCACTTGGTCAGAGCAAATCGTTCTTCGAAGTGGAAAACTACCGCGTGATTGTGGAGCACCACGGCGGGCAGTTGTTTGCGGAGGCGACCGTCAAAGTGACGGTGAACGGCGAAAGCCATCACACCGTGGCCGAGGCCACGGGTCCGGTCAGCGCGTTGGACAAAGCCCTGCGTTCCGCGCTCAGCGCTGCTTATCCCCGTCTCAGCGAAATGAAGCTGCTCGATTACAAGGTGCGTATTCTCGAAAACGGACTGGGGGCCAACGCCCGCACCCGCGTGCTCATCGAGTCGGCCGATGCCGATCACGTCTGGGGCACCGTAGGGGTGAGCGACAACATCATCGAAGCTTCCTGGGAAGCGCTGTGTGACGCGGTGACCTATAAACTCACTCAAATCGAGGCGTAG